The Geobacter sp. genomic interval CGGATACCGATGACCTGGCTGCCCAGGTTGCCGTGGAACGGATTCGGCACTGCCAGAACCAGATGAATGAGTCTGGGCGCGGGCTGAACATCAGCGTGTCCCTCGGCGTCGCGACCGCGAAGACGAAAAAAGAGCTGGTATCGGCGTTGAAGCTGAGTGACGAACGGATGTACCGCGATAAGTATGCCAAGAGCTGCAGGCGGATGGATAATGGTTGCCCTGCCAGCGTGTGACTCCGTGTCGAACAAAGATGGCAAATGCCACGGTCGCGAGTATTTCTAAATCATCAAAGAGGAGATGGGCTGTCTGCCGGAGTCCTGGGGTTTTCATTTTCCTGCTTGTTTGATATGCTTTGGGCATTGTTACATTGATGCGGAATCCCTGAAGCGATGGAGGGGATATGGTCAGGTATATCGAGGTGAAAAGCCGGGCACGGTCTGAGTTTATCGATATCACCGAACAGGTGCATGAGGTTGTGCGGAGTTTTGGCGTACGAAGTGGCATGTGCCACCTTTTTGTGCTGCACACGACTGCCGGGATCACCGTGAACGAAGGAGCAGACCCTGCTGTTCAGCGGGACATTGTCGGTTTCCTCAATAAACTGGTCCCCAACGATCCCTATTTCACCCATGCTGAAGGGAATTCGGACGCCCATATCAAGTCCATGCTGGTGGGGACTTCACAGCGGATCTTCGTTGACAATGGCAAGCTGGTGCTCGGCACCTGGCAGTCCATTTATTTTTGCGAGTTTGACGGCCCCCGTGCACGTAAGGTGGCGGTCAAGATTACTGCCGATGAAGTCTGAACTGCCCATCTTGCGGAAATGAGGCTCTCACCTCATGCCGGAGCCAGCGTTTCGTCGCACAGTCGACGATAGCGTTCCTCGCCGGACAGAAACCGTTCGATCCTCACACCAAACCCGCTTTTCTTGACCAGCCGGATCATCTGAGGCGGGACCTTTTTTGCCCACATCACCCGTCCCACCACGGAAACCACCTGCTCGTCGGCAAGTATCAGGTTGATCGTCACCCTGCTGCCCGGTGGGGCGATATTCGTTGTCTTGATAAACATTCCATCGGGGCTGATATCTTCGGTAAAGGCCAGTCGGTTGGGATCATCGATGCCGAAGCGGAGCGCAAACCTCCTGCGGCGGCGTTTCAGAATGCGTTTCTCGGCCATAATCTCCTGCTCGTGTCGGTAGGATGTTTGCTGCGGGGAAGTATACCACTACCTTTGGAGTGTGCAATATGCTGGCGCGGGGGCTTCCCTGTGCATGTGCAATTCTGATGCTCGCTGTATGGGAAGTGTGCAGCATCGGTGATCCGCAGACATTGGCGCGCGCTTAAAAAAATAAACTTTACTGTTGGTTATGTTTGAAAATAAGATGGCATAGGACGTGATAGAAGTTTGTCTGCGAAGCAGCACCACATTGAACTGCCGGAGAGAAACTGCCATGGAAAAACGGAGATTCGTTCGGGTTCCCCTGAAGGTGGAAGCATACGTCAGCTGTCGATCCATTGCCTTCAAAGGCGAGGTGGCAAACCTGAGCCTGAATGGGATGTTTATCGCCTGCAAGGAAACCCTTGAGGAAGGAGATATTGCCAGGATTACCCTTTATCTGACCGGTACCAGCAGGAGACTGGATGTTTCCATTACTGCAAACGGTCGGGTCATCAGGGTCGGCGAGGGGATGGTTGCATTCCAGTTCCAGGATATGGATCTCGATTCGTTTACCCAGTTGCGCAATATCATTTCATTCAATGCCGGTGATGCCGACCGGGTCATAAACGAGTTCATGCATGCGGTGGTGCTGGCGGACCATGAGGAAAGGAAGGCTTCCTAACCGACTATACAATCGCCGGCGTAACAAAAGAGGCCGTTTCCCGTGGGGGAGGCGGCCTTTCGTTTTTCGGATGGATAGTCCCGACAGGGAAACGGTTATTCGATCACCTTCGGGACGCGGAAGAAGTCGCCCACCCGGTCAGGCGCGGCGGCAAGCGAGAGGTCCACCGCAAGTGACGGTGACGTGACATCTTCACGGAAGGCGTTTTCCATGGGAACTGCATGTGCCGTGGGTGAAACCTGGGAGGTGTCGAGTTCGTTCAGTTTCTCCACATAGGCCAGTATGGCATCCATCTGGCCGGTGAAGGTGTCAACCTCCTGTTCGCTCAAATCGAGTCGCGCCAATTTGCCAACGTGTTCCACATCTCCCCTGGTTATCTTCATCTGCCGGTTTCCTCCCTATGCCTGCAATTGCTCTATCGTTTCTAACACGGCTGGCGGAAAAAGGCAATGTCCTGCGGTCCGGTCAAGCCATTGCCGGCGCTTCATGAGCGTGATGATTGTGCAGGAAAGATGGCCGGCAGGGAATTCTTAACGGTTCGCTCCCTTGAATTAGCCACAGCGGCTGTTATACTTCAGCCAATGGGCTGTATGCCCTTTACAGGAGGGGTGTTTGGACTGGACGTGCTGCTGGCACAAGGATGTGATTGCCCCTGAGGAATGCCCCTATATCGAGGAAGGGGAGGAGTACCTTTACGCCGCTCAACGGAGACGGATTCTGGAGAAGTGTCTCGAATGCCCCCGCTTCACCGTTGATGTCCAGCGGATGAGAGAGTCCGGAGAGCCGCTGGCCCCGCTCTTTTCCATCCTGACCAATGAATTTCTCGACATGAGGATCCGCCTCCAGTCCATGGATGGATTCCTCAACAGCAAAACGCGTGAAATCCGTTTCCTCCACGAATTGAACACCGTCCTGCAGACCTCCATGGACCTGGATGAGATCCTCTCCGTGGCCATGACCGCCATTACCGCCGGCAAAGGTTTCGGGATGAACCGTGCCTTTTTGCTGATGTGCGACAAGGAGCAGCAATACCTTCGGGGCTATCTGGGGGTCGGGCCGCGCACCTACGATGAGGCCTGGCACATCTGGGAGGAGGTCAGCCGCAACGACCTTTCGCTCAAGGAGATGGCCCGCCAGTTCCAGATCAACAAGCTCTCTTCCGAGAAGGTCAAGTTCCACGATATTTTGGAACGGCTCACCATTCCTTTAAGCGACCAGGATCACATCCTCAATCGGGCTCTGCGCGAAAAACGACCGATCATGGTGGAAGATGCATTCCACAACTCTCAGGTAAATTTCCAGTTTGCCCAGACCCTCGGCGTCGACAGCTTTCTCGTCATGCCCCTCGTTTCCAGCAACCGGCGGATCGGGGTCATTATTGCGGACAACTGCATCACCCATCGGCCCATCACCCAGCAGGATATTCAGTCGTTGGAAACCTTTGCCTTCCCGGTGGGGTTTGCCCTGGTGCGGGCTTCGCTGTACGAACGATTGCAGGAAGAGGTCGACAAGCTGACAGTGGCGAACCGGAAGCTGCAGGAACAGCAGGAACTCATCGTCAAGATGGAGAAGATGGCCCTGGTGGGGAGGATCACGTCGAGCATCGCCCACTCCATCCGCAACCCGCTGATGGTCATCGGTGGCTTTGCCCGCTCCCTGCTCAAGGATGTTACTGTTGACGACCCGAAGAAGGAGTATCTCGGCTCCATCGTTCAGGAGGCAAGGCAATTGGAGGATGTCCTGGAAGAGATCCTGAACTATTCGGAATCGCTCTACCCGGTCAAGGACCGCTGGGATATCAATCAGGTGGTGGCAGGTATCTGTCGTGAACTGCAGGACCGTTTCGAAGTGGAGCAGTGCGGCTGCCAGATGGAGCTGGCAAATGAGCTCCCCATGCTGTTCATAGACTACAAGCAGATATCCTATTGTATCCGCACCATCCTGAGCAGCGCTCTCGACTATCGTGTGCGAGGGGGGAAGATCATTGTCAAGACCTGGCACGAGGGGGATGCAGTGTTCATCTGTGTGGACGATCGGTTCAGCACACTTACCACCTCAGCTTGGGATTCGCTGGTGACTCCGTTTGCCGAAACACAGGAGCTTGGCGTGGGGGTGGGCCTTCCGCTCTGCCGGACTATCCTGGAAAAATCGGGACACCGGTTGTCGCTCGAAAATCTGCCCGAAGGCGGCATTCGTTACATCATTCAGTTGCTGCAACATAAGGAGGAATGAACAGATGGCACGGTTATTAGTTGTGGACGACGAGGCCAGCATCAGGCTCCTCTATGCCCAGGAACTCAGCGAGGAAGGCCATGATATTGTGACTGCAGGGACTGCGGTCGAGGCGGCGGAGAAGCTGAAAGGCGAACACTTCGACTTGATCGTACTGGATATCAAGCTGAAGAACGAGAGCGGGCTGGACCTTTTGCAGAAAATCGTCAAGGAACGGCATGACATGCCGGTGATCCTCTGCACGGCCTTTTCGTGTTACAAGGACGATTTCTCCGCCTGGCTGGCCGATGGGTATGTGGTGAAATCCAGTGACCTGCAGGAGCTGAAGGACGAGATCAAGCGGGTCCTGGAAAAGAAGAAAACTGTCCGCGGCTGATACCACGGGCATGTCCTGCATTGTAATGTCTATAGATAAAGGAGAAACGCATACATGAAAGCTGTCATCATGGCGGGGGGGTTCGGTACCCGCATCCAGCCGCTCACCAGCAACATCCCGAAGCCGATGATTCCGCTCCTGAATCGTCCCATCATGCTGCATATCGTCGAACTGCTGAAGAAGCACCAGATTACCGATCTGGTGATGCTCCTCTATCATCAGCCGAGCGTGATCAAGAATTTTTTCCGGGATGGAGCCGATTTCGGCGTGAAGATCACCTATGTCACGCCGCTGGAAGACATGGGGACCGCCGGAGCGGTGAAGTGTGCCGAAAAGTTCATTAATGAACGTTTCCTGGTGATCAGCGGCGATCTCCTTACCGATTTCAACCTGCAGAAGATCATCGATTTTCATGCCGACAACAAGGCGCTCGCTACCATCACGCTGACGCCGGTGAAGGACCCACTCCAGTTCGGGGTGGTTATCACCGACAAGAACCGCCGGATTACCCAGTTCCTGGAGAAACCGGGGTGGGGCGAGGTTATTTCCGATACTATCAATACCGGTATCTACGTGTTCGAGCCGGAAATCTTCAAGTACATCCCTGCAAACGAGAACTTCGACTTTTCCCAGGATCTTTTCCCGAAGCTGCTGGAGAAGCAGGAACTGCTCTTCGGTTATACGGTGAAGGGATACTGGCGCGATATCGGCAATACCGACTCCTACCGTGAGGCTCACCACGACATTTTTCGCGGCAAGATCAATGTGAAGATCGATGAACCCAAGCAGGATGTGGTGGGCCGGGATCTGCGCATCGGCGCCGATGTCAGGCTGGACGACTCAGCAGTGCTCGACGGCACGGTCGTGATCGGCGACAACTCGCAGATATTCGGCAGCGCTCACATCAAGGACTCGGTCATCGGCCGCAACTGTACCATCGAGCCCGGGGTGAAACTCTCCCGTTGCGTCATCTGGGACAACGTCTACCTGAAGAAGGGGGCAAAGGTCAACGATTCGGTCCTCTGCAACAATGTCAGCGTTGGGCACGGCGTCGTGATCGAGGAAGGCGGCATTATCGCCGACGATACCGCCATCGGCGAGGAGGCCTACATCAAGCGCGATGTCAAGGTCTGGCCTCGCAAGGTGATAGAGGCCGGGGCGACGGTCACAGACAACCTGATCTGGGGAGAGAAATGGAAGAAATCGCTCTTTGAGGGGGCGATCATCCGGGGGCTCACGAACGTCGAACTGACCCCCGAATTCGTGGCCAAGCTCGGCTGCGCCTACGGCACCTCCCTGCCCAAGGGGAGTTTCGTCCTTGCCGGCCGGGATGCCTTTCTTGCCTCGCGGATGCTCAAGAGGAGTTTCCTGGGGGGCATACTCTCCGCCGGGGTCAACGTCCGCGATCTGAAGATGATCCCCCTGCCGGTTGTCCGTTATAAACTGAAAACCTTCGGCGAGGTGGGGGGGGTACATTTCCGCCAGTGTCTGGATGACCCGGCGCTGACTGAGATCGTCTTTCTCGACAACGACGGGCTCGATTTCTCCAGTGCCATGGGAAAGAACGTGGAGCGGATCTTCTACAAGGAAAACTTCCGCCGCGCCCACCATATGGAACCGGGCGGGATCACCGAGCTGCCTCAGGTCATGGATTTTTATCGCGAGGGGTTCATCCGTTCGATCAATGTGGAGATGCTCAAGAAGCGGAAGTACAAGGTGGTGGTCGACTTCAACCATTCGCCCGCAGGTCAGTTGCTGCCCGCCATCATGAATAGCATGGGGATTGAGGTGATCTCTCTCAATGCCTATGTGGACGAGGAGCGGGGGATCAAGAATGCCGAGGAAAAGCCGCGCAGCCTTACCCAGCTGGCCAAGATCGTTGCCTCCCTGGAGGCCCAGGCGGGGTTCTGGCTCGATCCCACGGTGGAAGAGGTCATCCTGGTCGACGAGGCCGGCAGGATCTACAACGCGGCAGAGACCCTTCCGCTCATGGTTGCGCTCCAGCTCAAGGCCGGCTGCAAGGGGGCCTTTGCCGTCCCGGTGTCGGCACCGTCGGTCGTCGAGCTGATGGCCAGCGAAAAGGGGTGCGCGGTCAGGCGGACCAAGAATACGGAACGGGCAATGATCGAGGAGACCCTGTCGTCGGAAGTGATCATGGCAGGCTCCATGGACGGCCGTTTCGCCTTTCCCAAGTTCCAGTCGGCATTTGACGGGATGTATGCCATTGCCAGGGCCATCGAATTGCTGGCGACCTGCGGCACCTCCCTTTCGGCAATCTGGGGAGAGATCCCGCGCCGTACCTTCCTCCAGGGCAGGGCAAACTGCGCCTGGGAGATGAAGGGGGGGATCATGCGCAAGATGAGCGAGGACAGCCTCGACTGCGAAGCGAGTTTCATCGATGGGATCAAGGTCCATTTCGGCGAGGATTGGGTCCTGGTCCTGCCGGACCAGTATCAGCCCTATGTTCACATCGTTGCCGAAGGGAAAGAGCCGAAGGGAGTGCAGAAGCTGCTTTCGGAATACCTGACTAAGGTCGAAAAATGGAAGAAGGAACTCCAGTAGGTATGTGCCGGTGAACAGGAGCAGATATGGCTGAGCCGCTTTCCATCGTTTTCATCTGGCACATGCACCAGCCATATTACAAGGACCCCCTGCGGGATGAGTACGCCCTCCCCTGGACCTATCTGCATGCAATCAAGGACTATTACGACATGGCGGCCATCGTTGCGGAGACAGCGGGGGCGAAGGCCGTCTTCAACCTTGTCCCATCGCTGATCGAGCAACTGGAAGATTATGCGGCAGGGACCGCTGTCGATCCGGTCCTGGCTATCGGGCAGAAAGACCCCGCGGATATGGAGGAGCACGAACTCCTCTTCATGCTGAATACGTTTTTTTCTGCCAATCGGCAGCGGATGATCGAGCCGTATCCCCGTTACCTGGAACTGCTCAGGCTTGCCGGCGACGGTGACCAGGAACAGCGGGCAGGGCGCCTGCACAGCTTCCGCCACCAGGAGATCCTCGACCTGCAGGTCTGGTTTTTCCTCTCCTGGACCGGTGAGGCCGCACGTCACCGCTGGCCCGAATTCCAGGAACTCATCCGCAAGGGGCGAAACTTCAGTCGTGCGGACAAGGAGCTGCTGTTTGCACGGCAACGGGAGCTCTTGGCCGCGATTATCCCCCTGTACCGGGAACTCCACGACCAGGGGAAGGCCGAGCTGTCGGTATCCCCGTACTACCACCCCATCCTGCCCCTGTTGTGTGACATGAAGAGTGCGCTGGGGGCCATGCCGCGAGCCAATCTGCCGACTGCGCGCTTCCAGCATGCCGAGGATGCCCGCAGCCAGATCGAGGAAGGGATTGCCTGCTTCAAGCGGGTATTCGGCTTTACCCCGGTCGGCATGTGGCCATCTGAAGGCTCGGTGAGCGACGAAGCCCTGGCGCTCATTGCTGCCAGCGGTCTTACCTGGGTCGCCACCGACGAGGGGGTCCTGGCCAACACGCTGGCAGGATGCCATGCCGGAGGGCGGGACTGGCTGTATCATCCCTATGCCTTTAAAACTGGCGGCAGAAAACTGAACATGCTGTTTCGCGACCACGCCCTCTCCGACCTGATCGGCTTTACCTATTCCCAATGGGAACCCGAGAGGGCCGTTGCCGATTTTGTCGATCGGTTGCGCCAGATCAGGAGCCAGTTCAGCGACAGCCGGGTGGTGCCGGTCATCCTGGATGGCGAGAATGCCTGGGAATACTACCCGGAGAACGGCTACGGTTTTCTGTCCCGCCTGTACGGCACCCTGGCCGCTTCCCCGGAATTCCGCCTCTGCACGGCCAGCGAGATACTTGCCGATACGCCGGTGCGCCAGCAGATTACCCATATACATCCCGGTTCCTGGATAAACGCCAATTACGGGATCTGGGTGGGGCATCCCGAAGAAAACCTCGCATGGGATTACCTGGAGAGGGCGCGTGAGGCCGCCATCAGTCGCAATCCACAGGTAGCCGATCTGCTCGGCCGGGCCAAAGGCGTCGGCAATGGCGACGTGGAGGTCGATGTCACGGTCCGCAATGTCTGCCGCTCTCTTTTTGCCGCCGAAGGGAGCGACTGGTTCTGGTGGTACGGAGACGACCACTTTTCTGTGCACAGCGACCGTTTCGATGCCCTGTTCCGCAAGCATCTGATGAATGTGTACCGTCTGCTCGACCTTGAAGTCCCCCGCGAACTCTATGAGCCGATCAAGAAAAAAGGGGTGGCCGGTTTTGTCCGCGAGCCGTCGTCGTTCATTACGCCGCAGCTGGATGGGCTGGTCAGCGACTATTTCGAATGGCTCGCCGCCGGGCTGTTCGACCTTTCGCGGCAGTCGTCTGCCATGCATGTGTCGGAAAGCATCCTGCAGTCGTTCTTTTATGGTTATGACCGGGAAGCACTCTATTTCCGTATCGACGGGGCCAAGGATCTGGATCGCATCCTGCGGGCCGATGAAGTGCTTAACCTTCACCTGATTGCCGGGAAAGAATACCGGCTTGCCATGGAGGTTGGTGTCACAAGCGGCCTGCTGCAGGTGAGGGGGAAATCCGGATTCCGTGCAACAAGGAAGGGTTTCAGCTGGAAGATCACCCGCATCTGCGAGGTAAGAGTTCCGCTGTCTGCCGTGAAACTCGTGGCGAAAGACCCGTTGAGCGCCTATCTCACCCTTGTACGGGGGCGGGAAGAAGTCGGGCGTTGGCCCGTGGATGCGCCGATGGAGCTCACGTATCAAGGAGAAGAGCTGGAGTTGGACAATTGGCTGATATGATTGATAATGGTTGACGACACTGTCTGTCGAGTGTGGGGCACAATTTTGAGGAGACTGCATGTCAGAACTACGTTGGGATCCATTGAAGCAGCACTGGGTCATCATTGCCACTGAACGTGGCCGGCGGCCGCAGGATTTCCATCAGGAAACCGATTCATGCACCATGACCAGCTGCCCGTTCTGCTATGGGAATGAAGACAAGACCCCCAATGAGATCTTTGCCATCCGTCCGTCCGGTCCCCCGAACGGCCCGAACTGGAAGGTCAGGGTCATTCCCAACAAGTACCCGGTCCTTCGGGTCGAAGGTGAGTTGAAAAGCCGCGCCTATGGTCTGTATGACGTCATGGAAGGTATTGGCGCCCATGAGGTGATCATTGAGACGCCCGACCATCACAAGGGGCTGGCCGATCTTTCGACGGCTGAAATCACCAATGTGCTGCAGGCGTATCGCGCCAGGTTGCTGGACCTTCGCCAGGACTTCCGCTTCCGCTACATGGTGCTGTTCAAGAACCACGGTACCAGGGCTGGCGCTACGCTCCACCATTCCCACAGCCAGCTGATCGCCGTGCCACTCGTCCCGCCGGTGGCTGCCACTGAACTGAAGGTCTGTCGCGACTACTTCTCCAGCAAGGAGCGCTGCATCTACTGCGATCTTATCCGCTTTGAGCTGGAGAGCGGCGAGCGGGTCGTGAAGGAGTTTGCCAATTTTGTTTCGGTAACGCCCTATGCCTCATCGTCTCCGTTCGAGCTTCGTCTGTATCCCAAGCATCATGCCCATGACTTTGCCCTGTCCGGCGACTCAGACCTGGCCGAACTGGCCGTTGCCCTCAAGGATATGCTGGTGCGGCTCAAACTGGTTCTCAAGGACCCGCCGTTCAATTTCATCCTCCATACCGCACCACCCATGCACCAGCGGCTCGGCAAGCCCGATTACTGGAGTTCTCTCGCCTATGACTACCACTGGCACATCGAACTGGTTCCAAGGTTGACCCAGGTCGCCGGCTTTGAATGGGGTACCGGATTTTACATCAATCCGACGGCACCGGAAGATGCTGCCACATTTTTGCGTGATGCGAACATCTGAGGAAAAGGGGGAACGGCAAGGGATGGAGCGCGATCGCCAACAGCTCGACGATCTGACCAGGGATATCCAGCGGGTTCTGGCTGATAACCGCACCTTTCTCGACAGGATACTCGACGACGATTTCGAGGTGGGAGAGGAACCGGACGAAGCGGAACCGGAAGAGGAACTTTAGCCGCTGATGGCAACTGATACAGAAAAACCCCCGGATAGTTACATCCGGGGGTTTTGTTTGTTCGGGCCCTGGCGGATCAGTGGCCGGTTTGCGCGGAAGCGCTTTCGCCGCCGCCCGGCACGTCATGCCCTTTGACCATGTGGCACTCGCTGCAGTTCGTATTCATGAGCTCTTCGCCGATATCGACCGGGTGCACGAACTCCTTGACCTGTGTCCCGGCGGGGATGTTCTCCTGGACCTGGCTGATTACGGTGTGGCAGATATTGCAGTCCTTGGAGATGATCCTGCCCTCGGAGGTCTTGTGTTTGCCGTCGTGGCAACGGAAGCAGCCGGGTGTATAGAAATGGCCGATGTGGTTGGGGTAGGTGTTCCATGACACCTTCATCTCCGGGAAATAGTTTCGCTTGTACATGTCAAGGATATGTTCGATGGCCTTGCTGATGGTTGCTGCCTTTTCCTGTGCCAGTTTGGGGTAGTTCTTGGCGTAGAAATCCCTGATGCCCGCGGGGATGGACGAAAGCGCTTCGGGAGTCGTCCGGTACGGTTTTTCCAGGACTTCGACGGCGATCTTCTTTATGTAGGGGAGTGACGGATCGATATTACCGGAGACAATATTCTCGTCCATCTCCTGACCTGGCGACTTGTAGATGTGCGTCGGCCGGTTGTGGCAGTCGGTACAGTCCATCAGCCGTTTTTTCCCGTTGGCGACTTCGTCTCTGGTGAGCGGGTTTGCGGTATCCATGTATTCGGTGATGGAACCGTCCTTTTCCTTGACTGCTATGTAGGGGATGTCAAAGCGCTTCTTGTCCCTGGCAATGTAGCGCACCTCGGTGCCGATATGCCAGTGGATGCCCATGGCATGAGGGGATTTCGGGGTGCCGCCGATCTTGATGAGCAGGTTGACCTCGCGGGGAGTGTTCTGTTCATTCGGGGCGAAGTGGTAGAATATTTTCTGACGGCCGGAATAGAATTTCTCGGGCCAGTGGCAATGCTCGCAGGTATCTCGGGCAGGACGGAGGTTTTCGATCGGGGTTTCGATGGGAGAGGGGAAGGAATGGGTGAGCACGGCCCAAACCTGGCGCAGTCCCGATATCTTGGCCTTGACATACCACTCTGCTCCCGGCCCCACATGGCATTCGACGCACTTGACCTTGGCATGGGGCGAATTGCTCCAGGCAGTATGCTCGGGAGTCATGACCTGGTGGCAGAGCTCGCCGCAGAAGACGGTCGATTCGGTGAATTCGAACCCTTTGATGGTGGCAATGGTGATGAGCAGGACGAAGATGACCGTGGCGATGGAGAAAAAGACCGTCAGCTTCATCTTGTGCGGGTCGTTCAGGTCGAGCCTCGGCAGGGGGGGGATTTCTGCGTCCTTGCCCTGGTCTCGCAGCTTGCTTCTGACCCGCCACATCCCGAGCGGGATGATGAGCAGGCCGGTGACCAGCATTGTGGGGAAGAGAAAGAAGGTCAACAGCCCCAGGTAGGGGTGATCGATCCCCATGATCACTTCCATCGCCAGGAAAGCGATGATAAGGCAGGTGGATACGATCGCCAGGAGCATCCCGGCGAGGCTGATCAGGTTCCAGGCGTACCTGAAGGTTCTGTGCATAACGGCTCCTTGAGGAAAAGATTGCATAACGGCAACTAGTGAGATTAACGCACTAAAATTACAACAATTTATATCGCCAACTGATTGGTTGTCAAAACAAAAATTTATAATATATGACGATTCATCTGGTTCTCGCGCAGACCTGGGAACGGTTGCAGCGGACCGCAAAAAAATCTAGCAAGTTAGGCAATTGCATTTCATAAACGATGTTATATTATGGTTATTGGCAAGCTAATTTGTCGACTTTTCTGGTCGGTCTGGTGGGGTGTCATGCCGGCTGGATGCAGAGGGGAATTTCTGTCTAATCCTTTGATCTGCCGGAGGGGGGAGGCGCATGAAGAACCATGTGCTACGGCCGTTGTTCGTTGCAGTGGGGGTGGTGGTCCTGATCCTTTTGGCCAGAGAGGTCCTGGTTCCGGCGGATTTTGGCGTCCAGGAGCGGGGATATATGTATGGTTGGCACCGGAAGGGGAATGAGGCCGACTGGAAGAACGTCAGGGCCAAGTACCGGACCACTGCATATTGCAAGGAGTGCCATCAAGACAAATACGCCGATATTACGGGGTCTCCCCATGAAACGATCATGTGCGAAAACTGCCATGGACCCGGCCTCGCACACCCTAACGACCCGCAATCCCTGCACATTGACAGGCGAAGAGAGCTCTGCATCAGATGCCACTTTCGGCTCCCTTACCAGGCCAGTGGGCGGGGCAGGATCCGGGGGGTCGATCCAGCGACGCACCACCCGGAAGCAGAATGCGTCCTCTGCCATTACCCACACAATCCCCGGTGGACTCCCGGCAAGGAGGCCAGACGATGATATCGCGCCGCTCGTTCTGTAAAAAATCCATCCTTATCCTCGGGGGGATCGCAGTGCCGCTGGCAGCACTGGAGCTCTTCGATCCGAAAAAGCTGGCTGCGGACAGATCTGGCCCATCCACGGTTCGCTGGGTCTTTCTGGTGGACACGCACAAATGCGTGGGGTGCGGCTTCTGCGTCAAGGCCTGCAAGATCGAAAACGAGATACCTTACGATGCCAATGTCTCCCGCACCTGGGTGGAGCGCTATGTCGTGACCAGGGACGGCAAGGTGCATATCGATTCGCCCAAGGCTGCCCGGGATGGATTCACGAGCACGTCGATCGATCAGGGAGCGCTGGGGATGTTGAAGATAGAGAACAGCGATATCGACAAGGCATTTTTTGTCCCCAAGTTGTGCAACCAGTGCGACAACCCGCCCTGTGTACAGGTCTGCCCGGTCGGTGCCACCTATCAGACTTCCGATGGCGTGGTGCTCGTGGACAGGTCATGGTGCATCGGTTGCGGTTACTGCGTCATGGCGTGCCCCTATGGGGTCCGCTTCTTTCATCCGGTCTATCACGCGGCTGAGAAGTGCAATTTCTGCTACCATCGCATATCCAAGGGTATGAAACCTGTCTGCGTCGAGGCGTGCCCCTTTGGCGCCCGCAGGATCGGCAACATCAGGGACCCCAATGACCCGGTAACCAGGATCATCATGACAGAACGGGTCAACGTGCTGAAGGAAGAGTATGGGACAAAGCCCCAGGTCTTCTATGTCGGGCTTACCAGGGAGGTGAAGTGATGGAAATGAAGAACTCCCCGTTTCCCCGCCAGGGGAGGGCGTAGCCATGGTGCATGGAGAAGCCTGGACCGTCAAGGAACTGT includes:
- a CDS encoding NTP transferase domain-containing protein — encoded protein: MKAVIMAGGFGTRIQPLTSNIPKPMIPLLNRPIMLHIVELLKKHQITDLVMLLYHQPSVIKNFFRDGADFGVKITYVTPLEDMGTAGAVKCAEKFINERFLVISGDLLTDFNLQKIIDFHADNKALATITLTPVKDPLQFGVVITDKNRRITQFLEKPGWGEVISDTINTGIYVFEPEIFKYIPANENFDFSQDLFPKLLEKQELLFGYTVKGYWRDIGNTDSYREAHHDIFRGKINVKIDEPKQDVVGRDLRIGADVRLDDSAVLDGTVVIGDNSQIFGSAHIKDSVIGRNCTIEPGVKLSRCVIWDNVYLKKGAKVNDSVLCNNVSVGHGVVIEEGGIIADDTAIGEEAYIKRDVKVWPRKVIEAGATVTDNLIWGEKWKKSLFEGAIIRGLTNVELTPEFVAKLGCAYGTSLPKGSFVLAGRDAFLASRMLKRSFLGGILSAGVNVRDLKMIPLPVVRYKLKTFGEVGGVHFRQCLDDPALTEIVFLDNDGLDFSSAMGKNVERIFYKENFRRAHHMEPGGITELPQVMDFYREGFIRSINVEMLKKRKYKVVVDFNHSPAGQLLPAIMNSMGIEVISLNAYVDEERGIKNAEEKPRSLTQLAKIVASLEAQAGFWLDPTVEEVILVDEAGRIYNAAETLPLMVALQLKAGCKGAFAVPVSAPSVVELMASEKGCAVRRTKNTERAMIEETLSSEVIMAGSMDGRFAFPKFQSAFDGMYAIARAIELLATCGTSLSAIWGEIPRRTFLQGRANCAWEMKGGIMRKMSEDSLDCEASFIDGIKVHFGEDWVLVLPDQYQPYVHIVAEGKEPKGVQKLLSEYLTKVEKWKKELQ
- a CDS encoding GAF domain-containing protein; the protein is MDWTCCWHKDVIAPEECPYIEEGEEYLYAAQRRRILEKCLECPRFTVDVQRMRESGEPLAPLFSILTNEFLDMRIRLQSMDGFLNSKTREIRFLHELNTVLQTSMDLDEILSVAMTAITAGKGFGMNRAFLLMCDKEQQYLRGYLGVGPRTYDEAWHIWEEVSRNDLSLKEMARQFQINKLSSEKVKFHDILERLTIPLSDQDHILNRALREKRPIMVEDAFHNSQVNFQFAQTLGVDSFLVMPLVSSNRRIGVIIADNCITHRPITQQDIQSLETFAFPVGFALVRASLYERLQEEVDKLTVANRKLQEQQELIVKMEKMALVGRITSSIAHSIRNPLMVIGGFARSLLKDVTVDDPKKEYLGSIVQEARQLEDVLEEILNYSESLYPVKDRWDINQVVAGICRELQDRFEVEQCGCQMELANELPMLFIDYKQISYCIRTILSSALDYRVRGGKIIVKTWHEGDAVFICVDDRFSTLTTSAWDSLVTPFAETQELGVGVGLPLCRTILEKSGHRLSLENLPEGGIRYIIQLLQHKEE
- a CDS encoding response regulator, whose product is MARLLVVDDEASIRLLYAQELSEEGHDIVTAGTAVEAAEKLKGEHFDLIVLDIKLKNESGLDLLQKIVKERHDMPVILCTAFSCYKDDFSAWLADGYVVKSSDLQELKDEIKRVLEKKKTVRG
- a CDS encoding pilus assembly protein PilZ, yielding MAEKRILKRRRRRFALRFGIDDPNRLAFTEDISPDGMFIKTTNIAPPGSRVTINLILADEQVVSVVGRVMWAKKVPPQMIRLVKKSGFGVRIERFLSGEERYRRLCDETLAPA
- the gatC gene encoding Asp-tRNA(Asn)/Glu-tRNA(Gln) amidotransferase subunit GatC, with the protein product MKITRGDVEHVGKLARLDLSEQEVDTFTGQMDAILAYVEKLNELDTSQVSPTAHAVPMENAFREDVTSPSLAVDLSLAAAPDRVGDFFRVPKVIE
- a CDS encoding PilZ domain-containing protein, producing MEKRRFVRVPLKVEAYVSCRSIAFKGEVANLSLNGMFIACKETLEEGDIARITLYLTGTSRRLDVSITANGRVIRVGEGMVAFQFQDMDLDSFTQLRNIISFNAGDADRVINEFMHAVVLADHEERKAS
- a CDS encoding YjbQ family protein; amino-acid sequence: MVRYIEVKSRARSEFIDITEQVHEVVRSFGVRSGMCHLFVLHTTAGITVNEGADPAVQRDIVGFLNKLVPNDPYFTHAEGNSDAHIKSMLVGTSQRIFVDNGKLVLGTWQSIYFCEFDGPRARKVAVKITADEV